One part of the Girardinichthys multiradiatus isolate DD_20200921_A chromosome 10, DD_fGirMul_XY1, whole genome shotgun sequence genome encodes these proteins:
- the mybpc2b gene encoding myosin binding protein Cb isoform X4, with amino-acid sequence MPEPVPEAKPAEDAPPADGENTSTTITGLFVERPPERVVAVAGSDVTFIAKVDASSLTRKPSMKWLKGKWLDLGSKAGKHLQFKETYDRNTKIYTYEMKIIKAVVGDAGGYRCEVTAKDKCDSSIFEISVEAANQEDQADILSAFKRTGAGEDEGDLDFSALLKAAKKKKKPEEPEIDVWELLKSAHPSEYEEIAFKHGITDLRGMLKRLKKMKEIQKHSEAFLKRLESCYSVEKGKKIVLSCEVLDPNVQVKWLKNGQEIKPSAKYVMETNGNVRTLTINKCNLADDAAYECVVGEDKCSTEVYVKEPPITITKLMDDYHVVVGERVEFEIEVSEEGAHVMWSYEDQEISKEKDSSKYRFKKDGKKHTLTIQEATLDDAGMYHAWTNGGHTKGELEVEEKELEVLQDIADLTVRATDQAVFKCEVSDEKVTGKWLKDGVEVLPSDRIKMTHIGRFHRLVIDDVKPEDAGDYTFVPDGHALSLSAKLNFLEIKIDYVPRQDPPKIHLDTTGNMVSQNTIIVVAGNKLRLDVEITGEPAPTVVWSKGEEAITATEGRVKVESRKDLSCFVIEGAERTDEGNYTICVTNPVGEDKAVLFIKIVDVPDPPENVKCTGVGEDCATIVWEPPKFDGGVPVKGYLMERKKKGSSRWTKLNFDVYESTTYEAKRMIEGVLYEMRVFAVNSIGLSQPSLNSKPFMPIAPTSEPTRLMVHDVTDSTCTLRWLAPEKIGAGGLDGYLIEYCKEGDTEWVAGNTDLCEKQGFVVRGLPVGEKINFRVVAVNIAGRSPPATLSQPVTIREIVEHPKIRLPRELRTKYIRKVGEKINLTIPFQGKPHPVATWFKDGQPVDPKMVNVRNTNVDSIFFIRSAEREHTGTYDLVLKIENMEDRATINIRIVEKPGPPVNVRVTDVWGFNAALEWEPPKDDGNCEITGYTIQKADMKTKEWFTVYEHNRRTNCTVSDLIMGNEYMFRVYSENLCGLSEEPRMSKNTAVIAKTGLENKPAAFKEKDMACAPKFTQPLVDRSVVAGYSTAISCSVRGFPRPKIVWKKNRMIIGEDPKFLMQNNQGVLTLNIRKPSSFDTGKYSCVAVNDLGQDEVECKLDVRVAIQPENK; translated from the exons ATCTACACATATGAAATGAAGATCATCAAAGCGGTGGTTGGAGATGCTGGAGGCTACAGGTGTGAGGTGACAGCTAAAGACAAGTGTGACAGCTCCATCTTTGAGATCTCTGTGGAGG ctgcaaatcaGGAGGACCAAGCAGATATTTTGTCTGCATTCAAAAGAAC AGGTGCTGGAGAGGATGAAGGAGACCTGGATTTCAGTGCCCTGCTGAAAGCTgcaaaaaa GAAGAAGAAACCTGAGGAACCAGAGATTGATGTATGGGAGTTGCTTAAAAGTGCCCATCCAAGCGAATATGAGGAAATTGCCTTTAAGCATGGCATCACTGACTTGAGAGGCATGCTGAAACGTCTAAAAAAGATGAAAGAGATCCAGAAACATAGCGAGG CTTTCCTGAAGAGGTTGGAGTCTTGCTACTCAGTGGAAAAGGGCAAAAAGATCGTCTTGTCATGTGAGGTTCTCGACCCAAATGTCCAGGTCAAATGGTTGAAGAATGGCCAGGAGATCAAACCCTCAGCCAA GTACGTCATGGAGACCAACGGTAATGTCCGAACACTCACGATCAATAAGTGCAACCTGGCTGATGATGCTGCGTACGAGTGTGTGGTTGGCGAAGACAAGTGTTCCACAGAGGTTTACGTCAAAG AGCCCCCCATCACCATCACAAAACTGATGGATGACTATCACGTGGTTGTTGGAGAAAGAGTGGAGTTTGAGATTGAGGTGTCTGAGGAGGGTGCTCACGTCATGTG GTCCTATGAGGATCAAGAGATTTCCAAAGAAAAGGATTCCTCAAAGTATCGCTTCAAGAAGGACGGAAAAAAGCACACGCTTACCATCCAGGAGGCCACGCTGGATGATGCTGGAATGTACCATGCCTGGACAAATGGCGGACACACCAAAGGAGAGCTGGAGGTGGAAG AAAAGGAGCTTGAGGTGCTGCAGGACATTGCTGACCTGACAGTCAGAGCAACAGACCAGGCCGTGTTCAAGTGTGAAGTGTCCGATGAAAAAGTCACAGGGAAGTGGTTGAAAGATGGAGTGGAGGTGTTGCCAAGTGATCGTATTAAAATGACTCACATTGGAAG GTTTCACCGGCTGGTTATTGACGATGTGAAGCCAGAGGATGCAGGAGACTACACATTTGTTCCTGATGGACACGCTCTGTCACTTTCTGCCAAACTCAACTTTTTGG AAATTAAGATTGACTACGTACCAAGACAAG atcCACCAAAGATCCACCTGGACACCACAGGAAACATGGTCTCTCAGAACACCATCATTGTGGTGGCAGGCAACAAGCTTCGCCTGGACGTGGAGATCACAGGAGAGCCTGCACCCACTGTGGTTTGGTCCAAAGGAGAGGAG GCAATCACAGCCACTGAAGGGCGGGTAAAGGTGGAGTCCCGGAAAGACCTCAGTTGCTTTGTCATTGAGGGTGCAGAGAGAACTGATGAGGGCAACTACACCATCTGTGTCACCAACCCGGTAGGAGAGGACAAGGCCGTGCTGTTTATAAAAATTGTGG ATGTGCCCGACCCCCCTGAGAATGTCAAATGCACCGGGGTAGGTGAGGACTGTGCCACCATTGTTTGGGAGCCTCCTAAATTTGACGGTGGTGTACCAGTCAAAG GTTATCTcatggaaagaaagaagaaaggctCCTCGAGGTGGACAAAGCTCAACTTTGACGTATACGAATCAACTACATACGAGGCTAAAAGGATGATTGAAGGAGTCTTGTATGAAATGAGGGTGTTTGCTGTCAACAGCATCGGCTTGTCTCAGCCAAGTCTGAACTCCAAACCCTTCATGCCCATCG CCCCAACCAGCGAGCCAACACGTCTGATGGTCCACGATGTGACAGACAGCACATGCACCTTGAGGTGGCTTGCCCCGGAGAAGATCGGAGCTGGTGGTCTGGATGGCTACCTTATTGAGTATTGCAAAGAAGGAG ACACTGAGTGGGTAGCTGGAAACACGGATCTGTGTGAGAAGCAGGGATTTGTGGTGCGTGGCCTCCCCGTGGGAGAAAAGATCAATTTCAGGGTGGTGGCAGTAAACATTGCCGGTCGCAGCCCGCCCGCTACACTGTCACAGCCCGTTACCATCCGCGAGATTGTTG AACATCCAAAGATACGCCTGCCTCGTGAGCTGAGAACAAAATACATCCGAAAAGTCGGAGAAAAGATCAACCTGACCATCCCATTTCAG GGTAAGCCCCATCCTGTGGCAACCTGGTTCAAGGATGGCCAGCCAGTTGATCCCAAGATGGTGAACGTTCGTAACACGAATGTAGACAGCATCTTCTTCATACGCTCGGCAGAAAGAGAGCACACTGGAACATACGACCTGGTTCTGAAGATTGAGAACATGGAGGACAGAGCCACCATCAACATCAGGATTGTTG AGAAGCCTGGGCCTCCAGTGAATGTGAGGGTGACAGACGTCTGGGGGTTCAATGCTGCACTGGAGTGGGAGCCCCCAAAAGATGACGGCAACTGTGAGATTACTGGATACACCATCCAGAAAGCTGACATGAAGACTaag GAATGGTTCACTGTTTACGAGCATAACAGACGGACAAACTGCACAGTCTCCGATCTGATCATGGGTAATGAGTATATGTTCCGAGTCTACAGTGAGAACCTCTGCGGCCTGAGCGAGGAGCCGCGGATGAGCAAGAACACGGCCGTCATTGCTAAGACAG gCCTGGAGAACAAACCAGCTGCCTTCAAGGAGAAAGACATGGCCTGTGCACCCAAATTTACTCAGCCCCTTGTGGACAGATCTGTTGTAGCTGGGTACAGCActgcaatcagctgttcagtgaGAGGCTTTCCCAGG CCTAAGATCGTATGGAAGAAGAACAGAATGATCATTGGTGAGGATCCCAAGTTTTTGATGCAGAACAACCAAGGAGTGCTGACGCTCAACATCCGCAAGCCGAGCTCTTTTGATACAGGCAAATACTCCTGCGTGGCCGTCAACGACCTGGGTCAGGATGAAGTGGAGTGCAAGCTCGATGTCCGAG TTGCCATACAGCCGGAGAACAAATGA